One Streptomyces sp. B21-105 genomic region harbors:
- the glgB gene encoding 1,4-alpha-glucan branching enzyme, whose amino-acid sequence MALRDTSPPESAGPRPRTAPALDAGDRGRLLSGSHHDPHALLGAHPVPGGILFRTLRPFADAVSVVIHGDPTPLVSEGDGLFALVLPLDAVPAYTLLVSYEGAEHKVDDPYRFLPALGDLDLHLIREGRHEELWKALGAEPMAHQGVLGTRFTVWAPNAQGVRVAGDFCFWDGTAFPMRSLGASGVWELFLPGIGEGARYKFEITSRHGDRFLKADPMARRAEVPPDTASIVHASHYEWSDGDWMAHRGDVPVHVAPFSVYEVHLPSWRPGLTYRELAEQLPAYVRDLGFTHVELMPVAQHPFSGSWGYQVTGFYAPTARLGTPDDFKYLVDALHRAGIGVIVDWVPAHFPKDDWALGRFDGEPLYEPGDSRRAEHPDWGTYEFDFGRVEVRNFLVANATYWCEEFHIDGLRVDAVASMLYLDYSRDSGQWTPNVFGGREDLAAMAFLQEMNATVYRRNPGVVTIAEESTAWDGVTRPTGSGGLGFGLKWNMGWMHDSLQYIGKEPVHRKYHHNEMTFSMVYAYSENYVLPISHDEVVHGKQALVSKMPGDWWQRRADHRAYLGFMWAHPGKQLLFMGQEFAQGAEWSEAHGPEWWLLDAGYASAGDHRGVQDLVRDLNTVYRATPALWERDTDPAGFRWVLGDAAEDNVFAFLRYDAQGAPLLAVSNFSPVVRHDYRLVVPDGVPAWREVLNTDAEHYGGSGVGLPDAVAARDGELRLTLPPLATVWMAPSSV is encoded by the coding sequence GTGGCCCTGCGTGACACCTCTCCGCCCGAATCGGCCGGCCCCCGCCCGCGTACGGCGCCCGCGCTCGACGCGGGCGACCGCGGACGGCTGCTCTCGGGCTCCCACCACGATCCGCACGCGCTGCTCGGCGCGCACCCGGTGCCGGGCGGGATCCTCTTCCGGACGCTGCGGCCCTTCGCCGACGCCGTGAGCGTGGTGATCCACGGCGATCCCACGCCGTTGGTCTCGGAGGGCGACGGCCTCTTCGCCCTGGTGCTGCCGCTCGACGCGGTGCCCGCGTACACGCTGCTGGTGTCGTACGAGGGCGCCGAGCACAAGGTGGACGATCCGTACCGGTTCCTGCCGGCCCTGGGCGACCTCGATCTGCACCTGATCCGGGAGGGGCGGCACGAGGAGCTGTGGAAGGCGCTCGGCGCCGAGCCGATGGCCCATCAGGGGGTGCTCGGCACCCGGTTCACCGTGTGGGCGCCCAACGCGCAGGGGGTGCGGGTCGCGGGGGACTTCTGTTTCTGGGACGGGACGGCCTTCCCGATGCGGTCGCTCGGCGCGTCCGGGGTGTGGGAGCTGTTCCTGCCGGGGATCGGCGAGGGCGCCCGCTACAAGTTCGAGATCACCTCGCGGCACGGGGACCGGTTCCTCAAGGCGGACCCGATGGCCCGGCGCGCCGAGGTGCCGCCGGACACGGCGTCGATCGTGCACGCCTCGCACTACGAGTGGTCGGACGGGGACTGGATGGCGCACCGGGGCGACGTCCCCGTGCACGTCGCCCCGTTCTCCGTGTACGAGGTCCATCTGCCGTCCTGGCGGCCTGGCCTGACGTACCGGGAGCTCGCCGAGCAACTGCCCGCCTATGTACGGGATCTCGGCTTCACACATGTGGAGCTCATGCCGGTCGCCCAGCACCCGTTCTCGGGTTCCTGGGGCTACCAGGTCACCGGCTTCTACGCGCCCACCGCCCGGCTCGGCACCCCGGACGACTTCAAGTACCTGGTGGACGCGCTGCACCGGGCCGGCATCGGCGTGATCGTGGACTGGGTGCCGGCGCACTTCCCCAAGGACGACTGGGCGCTCGGCCGCTTCGACGGGGAACCGCTGTACGAGCCCGGCGACTCACGGCGGGCCGAGCATCCCGACTGGGGGACGTACGAGTTCGACTTCGGCCGGGTCGAGGTGCGCAACTTCCTGGTGGCGAACGCCACGTACTGGTGCGAGGAGTTCCACATCGACGGCCTGCGGGTGGACGCCGTCGCCTCGATGCTCTACCTCGACTACTCGCGCGACTCCGGGCAGTGGACGCCCAACGTGTTCGGCGGGCGTGAGGACCTGGCCGCCATGGCGTTCCTCCAGGAGATGAACGCGACGGTGTACCGCCGCAACCCGGGCGTCGTGACGATCGCCGAGGAGTCCACCGCCTGGGACGGCGTGACCCGGCCCACGGGCAGCGGCGGTCTGGGCTTCGGGCTGAAGTGGAACATGGGCTGGATGCACGACTCGCTGCAGTACATCGGCAAGGAGCCGGTGCACCGCAAGTACCACCACAACGAGATGACCTTCTCGATGGTGTACGCCTACAGCGAGAACTACGTGCTGCCCATCTCGCACGACGAGGTGGTCCACGGCAAGCAGGCGCTGGTGTCCAAGATGCCGGGCGACTGGTGGCAGCGGCGCGCCGACCACCGTGCCTACCTGGGCTTCATGTGGGCCCATCCGGGCAAGCAACTGCTGTTCATGGGGCAGGAGTTCGCGCAGGGCGCGGAGTGGTCCGAGGCGCACGGGCCGGAGTGGTGGCTGCTCGACGCCGGGTACGCGTCGGCGGGCGACCATCGGGGCGTGCAGGACCTGGTGCGCGACCTGAACACCGTGTACCGGGCCACCCCCGCGCTCTGGGAGCGCGACACCGACCCCGCCGGCTTCCGGTGGGTGCTGGGGGACGCGGCGGAGGACAACGTCTTCGCGTTCCTTCGGTACGACGCGCAGGGCGCGCCGCTCCTGGCCGTCAGCAACTTCTCCCCGGTGGTGCGCCACGACTACCGTCTCGTCGTCCCCGACGGCGTCCCGGCCTGGCGCGAGGTGCTCAACACCGACGCCGAGCACTACGGCGGCAGCGGCGTCGGCCTGCCCGACGCCGTCGCCGCGCGCGACGGGGAGCTCAGGCTGACGCTGCCTCCGCTGGCGACGGTCTGGATGGCTCCGTCGTCCGTGTGA